The following coding sequences are from one Vulpes vulpes isolate BD-2025 chromosome 12, VulVul3, whole genome shotgun sequence window:
- the DRC12 gene encoding dynein regulatory complex protein 12 isoform X2: MSPLPPQDSKEMPPKTKEKRKKTGAQKKKENAGADVEVKYAHRLAVMEKELLQDHLALRRDEARRAKASEDQLRWRLQMLEAELEEARSEGKAIYAEMCRQCRALQKEMETHRRQQEEEVMGLRKKLETCQREAEAAQQEAERALGERDQTLAQLRAHVADMEAKYEEILHTRRKEKHLHREPCSVPRADSQGTQPHLLSKSKNLKKTLGGKLADQPRETLALPSLPSWSLKLGVHRATWTNS, translated from the exons ATgagtcctctccctccccaggacagcaaggagatGCCACCTAAgaccaaagaaaaaaggaagaaaactggggcacagaagaagaaagagaatgcagGTGCTG ATGTGGAGGTCAAATACGCACACCGGCTGGCAGTGATGGAAAAGGAGTTGCTCCAAGACCACTTGG CTCTGCGGAGGGATGAGGCTCGCAGAGCCAAAGCATCTGAAGACCAGCTCAGGTGGAGGCTGCAAATGCTGGAGGCTGAATTGGAGGAGGCCCGAAGTGAGGGAAAGGCCATCTATGCAG AGATGTGTCGTCAGTGCCGAGCCCTGCAGAAGGAAATGGAGACCcacaggaggcagcaggaggaagaAGTGATGGGCCTTAGGAAGAAGCTGG AGACGTGCCAGAGGGAAGCTGAGGCTGCGCAGCAAGAGGCTGAACGGGCCCTCGGAGAGCGGGACCAGACTCTGGCTCAGCTTCGGGCCCATGTGGCGGACATGGAGGCCAAGTACGAGGAAATCTTACAT accaggaggaaggagaagcatcTCCACAGAGAACCCTGCTCTGTCCCGAGGGCAGACAGCCAAGGCACACAACCACACTTACTTAGTAAGAGTAAGAACCTGAAGAAGACACTAGGAGGAAAGCTCGCAGACCAGCCCAGGGAAACCCTTGCTCtaccctctctcccttcctggagCCTGAAGCTTGGTGTCCACAGGGCAACCTGGACCAACTCTTAG
- the DRC12 gene encoding dynein regulatory complex protein 12 isoform X6, translated as MEKELLQDHLVVSTALRLFTALRRDEARRAKASEDQLRWRLQMLEAELEEARSEGKAIYAEMCRQCRALQKEMETHRRQQEEEVMGLRKKLETCQREAEAAQQEAERALGERDQTLAQLRAHVADMEAKYEEILHTRRKEKHLHREPCSVPRADSQGTQPHLLSKSKNLKKTLGGKLADQPRETLALPSLPSWSLKLGVHRATWTNS; from the exons ATGGAAAAGGAGTTGCTCCAAGACCACTTGG tTGTGAGCACTGCTCTGAGACTTTTCACAGCTCTGCGGAGGGATGAGGCTCGCAGAGCCAAAGCATCTGAAGACCAGCTCAGGTGGAGGCTGCAAATGCTGGAGGCTGAATTGGAGGAGGCCCGAAGTGAGGGAAAGGCCATCTATGCAG AGATGTGTCGTCAGTGCCGAGCCCTGCAGAAGGAAATGGAGACCcacaggaggcagcaggaggaagaAGTGATGGGCCTTAGGAAGAAGCTGG AGACGTGCCAGAGGGAAGCTGAGGCTGCGCAGCAAGAGGCTGAACGGGCCCTCGGAGAGCGGGACCAGACTCTGGCTCAGCTTCGGGCCCATGTGGCGGACATGGAGGCCAAGTACGAGGAAATCTTACAT accaggaggaaggagaagcatcTCCACAGAGAACCCTGCTCTGTCCCGAGGGCAGACAGCCAAGGCACACAACCACACTTACTTAGTAAGAGTAAGAACCTGAAGAAGACACTAGGAGGAAAGCTCGCAGACCAGCCCAGGGAAACCCTTGCTCtaccctctctcccttcctggagCCTGAAGCTTGGTGTCCACAGGGCAACCTGGACCAACTCTTAG
- the DRC12 gene encoding dynein regulatory complex protein 12 isoform X1, with protein sequence MSPLPPQDSKEMPPKTKEKRKKTGAQKKKENAGADVEVKYAHRLAVMEKELLQDHLVVSTALRLFTALRRDEARRAKASEDQLRWRLQMLEAELEEARSEGKAIYAEMCRQCRALQKEMETHRRQQEEEVMGLRKKLETCQREAEAAQQEAERALGERDQTLAQLRAHVADMEAKYEEILHTRRKEKHLHREPCSVPRADSQGTQPHLLSKSKNLKKTLGGKLADQPRETLALPSLPSWSLKLGVHRATWTNS encoded by the exons ATgagtcctctccctccccaggacagcaaggagatGCCACCTAAgaccaaagaaaaaaggaagaaaactggggcacagaagaagaaagagaatgcagGTGCTG ATGTGGAGGTCAAATACGCACACCGGCTGGCAGTGATGGAAAAGGAGTTGCTCCAAGACCACTTGG tTGTGAGCACTGCTCTGAGACTTTTCACAGCTCTGCGGAGGGATGAGGCTCGCAGAGCCAAAGCATCTGAAGACCAGCTCAGGTGGAGGCTGCAAATGCTGGAGGCTGAATTGGAGGAGGCCCGAAGTGAGGGAAAGGCCATCTATGCAG AGATGTGTCGTCAGTGCCGAGCCCTGCAGAAGGAAATGGAGACCcacaggaggcagcaggaggaagaAGTGATGGGCCTTAGGAAGAAGCTGG AGACGTGCCAGAGGGAAGCTGAGGCTGCGCAGCAAGAGGCTGAACGGGCCCTCGGAGAGCGGGACCAGACTCTGGCTCAGCTTCGGGCCCATGTGGCGGACATGGAGGCCAAGTACGAGGAAATCTTACAT accaggaggaaggagaagcatcTCCACAGAGAACCCTGCTCTGTCCCGAGGGCAGACAGCCAAGGCACACAACCACACTTACTTAGTAAGAGTAAGAACCTGAAGAAGACACTAGGAGGAAAGCTCGCAGACCAGCCCAGGGAAACCCTTGCTCtaccctctctcccttcctggagCCTGAAGCTTGGTGTCCACAGGGCAACCTGGACCAACTCTTAG
- the NHERF4 gene encoding Na(+)/H(+) exchange regulatory cofactor NHE-RF4 isoform X3, whose amino-acid sequence MEAATAGLRDTASLTQKFEFNAKWGIDNPVLSLAEDYDPSDLWSLVRPRFCLLSKGEGSSFGFHLKQEPGGAGPVVCRVEPGTPAQHQGLREGDRILGVNNHVVECEDYAVVVRHIRASGPRVLLMVLAQHVHDVARAQQGTSAHLCPTLGPGVRPRLCHIVKDEGGFGFSVTHSHHGPFWLVLSAGGAAERAGVPPGARLLEVNGVSVEKLTYNQLSRKLCQSGEQVTLLVAGPEVEEQCRQLGMPLAAPLAEGWALPTKPRCLHLTKGPKGFGFLLREDKGLDGRPGQFLWEVDPGLPAEKAGMQAGDRLVAVAGESVEGLGHEETVSRIRAQGSCISLTVVDPKADRFFRMVRLSPLLFLESTEAPASAQEACSASPVKTKELPVEDTALPPVPDGSRPCLLYPGPDGGYGFRLGCVANEARLFISQVTLGGSAAQAGLQMGDVILEVNGYAMGGENDLEKLQQLAEAEPPLCLKLAARSCQDSEAWNPPGSGEILFIF is encoded by the exons ATGGAAGCAGCTACAG CAGGTCTTCGGGACACAGCCTCATTAACTCA GAAGTTTGAGTTTAACGCCAAGTGGGGCATTGATAATCCTGTCCTCTCTCTGGCTGAAGACTACGACCCCTCGG ATCTCTGGAGCCTGGTGCGGCCTCGCTTCTGTCTGCTGAGCAAAGGGGAAGGCAGCAGTTTTGGCTTCCACCTGAAGCAGGAGCCGGGCGGGGCTGGGCCCGTGGTGTGCAGGGTagagccaggcacccctgcccagCACCAGGGCCTGCGGGAAGGTGACCGGATCCTGGGGGTGAACAACCATGTCGTGGAATGTGAAGACTATGCTGTG GTGGTTCGCCACATCCGTGCCAGCGGTCCTCGGGTGCTGCTCATGGTTTTGGCGCAGCATGTACACGACGTCGCTAGAGCTCAGCAGGGGACCAGTGCCCACCTCTGTCCTACTCTTGGCCCCGGGGTCCGGCCCCGACTGTGCCACATAGTGAAAGATGAGGGTGGCTTTGGCTTCAGTGTCACCCACA GTCATCACGGTCCTTTCTGGTTGGTGCTGAGTGCTGGAGGAGCTGCTGAGCGGGCAGGGGTGCCTCCGGGGGCCCGGCTGCTGGAAGTGAATGGGGTCAGTGTGGAGAAGCTCACTTACAACCAACTCAGCAGGAAG CTTTGCCAGAGTGGAGAGCAAGTGACCCTGCTGGTGGCAGGGCCAGAGGTGGAGGAACAGTGTCGCCAGCTGGGAATGCCCCTGGCTGCACCCCTGGCAGAGGGCTGGGCACTGCCCACCAAGCCCCGGTGTCTGCACCTAACAAAAGGGCCCAAGGGCTTTGGGTTCCTGCTTCGTGAGGATAAAGGTCTTGACGGTCGCCCTG GACAGTTCCTGTGGGAAGTGGACCCAGGACTCCCCGCTGAGAAGGCCGGGATGCAGGCTGGGGACCGGCTGGTGGCTGTGGCTGGGGAAAGTGTGGAGGGCCTGGGCCACGAGGAGACGGTGTCCAGGATCCGGGCGCAGGGCTCATGCATCTCCCTCACGGTCGTCGACCCTAAGGCTGACCGCTTCTTCAGAATG gttCGCTTGTCCCCACTTCTCTTCCTGGAGAGCACAGAGgctcctgcctctgctcaggAAGCCTGCTCGGCCTCTCCGGTCAAAACCAAGGAGCTACCTGTTGAAGACACGGCCCTGCCTCCTGTCCCAGATGGCTCCCGCCCCTGTCTCCTGTATCCGGGGCCTGACGGTGGCTATGGCTTCCGACTTGGCTGTGTGGCCAATGAAGCTCGCCTCTTCATCTCCCAG GTGACTCTAGGAGGCTCAGCTGCCCAGGCAGGGCTGCAAATGGGAGATGTGATTCTGGAGGTGAATGGGTATGCCATGGGTGGAGAGAATGATCTGGAAAAGCTTCAGCAGCTGGCTGAGGCTGAGCCACCCCTCTGCCTGAAGCTGGCGGCCAGGTCTTGCCAGGACTCGGAAGCCTGGAATCCCCCAGGGTCTGGAGAG atcttatttattttttga
- the NHERF4 gene encoding Na(+)/H(+) exchange regulatory cofactor NHE-RF4 isoform X1, with product MEAATAGLRDTASLTQKFEFNAKWGIDNPVLSLAEDYDPSDLWSLVRPRFCLLSKGEGSSFGFHLKQEPGGAGPVVCRVEPGTPAQHQGLREGDRILGVNNHVVECEDYAVVVRHIRASGPRVLLMVLAQHVHDVARAQQGTSAHLCPTLGPGVRPRLCHIVKDEGGFGFSVTHSHHGPFWLVLSAGGAAERAGVPPGARLLEVNGVSVEKLTYNQLSRKLCQSGEQVTLLVAGPEVEEQCRQLGMPLAAPLAEGWALPTKPRCLHLTKGPKGFGFLLREDKGLDGRPGQFLWEVDPGLPAEKAGMQAGDRLVAVAGESVEGLGHEETVSRIRAQGSCISLTVVDPKADRFFRMVRLSPLLFLESTEAPASAQEACSASPVKTKELPVEDTALPPVPDGSRPCLLYPGPDGGYGFRLGCVANEARLFISQVTLGGSAAQAGLQMGDVILEVNGYAMGGENDLEKLQQLAEAEPPLCLKLAARSCQDSEAWNPPGSGEDWALASELL from the exons ATGGAAGCAGCTACAG CAGGTCTTCGGGACACAGCCTCATTAACTCA GAAGTTTGAGTTTAACGCCAAGTGGGGCATTGATAATCCTGTCCTCTCTCTGGCTGAAGACTACGACCCCTCGG ATCTCTGGAGCCTGGTGCGGCCTCGCTTCTGTCTGCTGAGCAAAGGGGAAGGCAGCAGTTTTGGCTTCCACCTGAAGCAGGAGCCGGGCGGGGCTGGGCCCGTGGTGTGCAGGGTagagccaggcacccctgcccagCACCAGGGCCTGCGGGAAGGTGACCGGATCCTGGGGGTGAACAACCATGTCGTGGAATGTGAAGACTATGCTGTG GTGGTTCGCCACATCCGTGCCAGCGGTCCTCGGGTGCTGCTCATGGTTTTGGCGCAGCATGTACACGACGTCGCTAGAGCTCAGCAGGGGACCAGTGCCCACCTCTGTCCTACTCTTGGCCCCGGGGTCCGGCCCCGACTGTGCCACATAGTGAAAGATGAGGGTGGCTTTGGCTTCAGTGTCACCCACA GTCATCACGGTCCTTTCTGGTTGGTGCTGAGTGCTGGAGGAGCTGCTGAGCGGGCAGGGGTGCCTCCGGGGGCCCGGCTGCTGGAAGTGAATGGGGTCAGTGTGGAGAAGCTCACTTACAACCAACTCAGCAGGAAG CTTTGCCAGAGTGGAGAGCAAGTGACCCTGCTGGTGGCAGGGCCAGAGGTGGAGGAACAGTGTCGCCAGCTGGGAATGCCCCTGGCTGCACCCCTGGCAGAGGGCTGGGCACTGCCCACCAAGCCCCGGTGTCTGCACCTAACAAAAGGGCCCAAGGGCTTTGGGTTCCTGCTTCGTGAGGATAAAGGTCTTGACGGTCGCCCTG GACAGTTCCTGTGGGAAGTGGACCCAGGACTCCCCGCTGAGAAGGCCGGGATGCAGGCTGGGGACCGGCTGGTGGCTGTGGCTGGGGAAAGTGTGGAGGGCCTGGGCCACGAGGAGACGGTGTCCAGGATCCGGGCGCAGGGCTCATGCATCTCCCTCACGGTCGTCGACCCTAAGGCTGACCGCTTCTTCAGAATG gttCGCTTGTCCCCACTTCTCTTCCTGGAGAGCACAGAGgctcctgcctctgctcaggAAGCCTGCTCGGCCTCTCCGGTCAAAACCAAGGAGCTACCTGTTGAAGACACGGCCCTGCCTCCTGTCCCAGATGGCTCCCGCCCCTGTCTCCTGTATCCGGGGCCTGACGGTGGCTATGGCTTCCGACTTGGCTGTGTGGCCAATGAAGCTCGCCTCTTCATCTCCCAG GTGACTCTAGGAGGCTCAGCTGCCCAGGCAGGGCTGCAAATGGGAGATGTGATTCTGGAGGTGAATGGGTATGCCATGGGTGGAGAGAATGATCTGGAAAAGCTTCAGCAGCTGGCTGAGGCTGAGCCACCCCTCTGCCTGAAGCTGGCGGCCAGGTCTTGCCAGGACTCGGAAGCCTGGAATCCCCCAGGGTCTGGAGAG gaCTGGGCTCTGGCGTCAGAGCTGCTGTAG
- the DRC12 gene encoding dynein regulatory complex protein 12 isoform X7 — MEKELLQDHLALRRDEARRAKASEDQLRWRLQMLEAELEEARSEGKAIYAEMCRQCRALQKEMETHRRQQEEEVMGLRKKLETCQREAEAAQQEAERALGERDQTLAQLRAHVADMEAKYEEILHTRRKEKHLHREPCSVPRADSQGTQPHLLSKSKNLKKTLGGKLADQPRETLALPSLPSWSLKLGVHRATWTNS; from the exons ATGGAAAAGGAGTTGCTCCAAGACCACTTGG CTCTGCGGAGGGATGAGGCTCGCAGAGCCAAAGCATCTGAAGACCAGCTCAGGTGGAGGCTGCAAATGCTGGAGGCTGAATTGGAGGAGGCCCGAAGTGAGGGAAAGGCCATCTATGCAG AGATGTGTCGTCAGTGCCGAGCCCTGCAGAAGGAAATGGAGACCcacaggaggcagcaggaggaagaAGTGATGGGCCTTAGGAAGAAGCTGG AGACGTGCCAGAGGGAAGCTGAGGCTGCGCAGCAAGAGGCTGAACGGGCCCTCGGAGAGCGGGACCAGACTCTGGCTCAGCTTCGGGCCCATGTGGCGGACATGGAGGCCAAGTACGAGGAAATCTTACAT accaggaggaaggagaagcatcTCCACAGAGAACCCTGCTCTGTCCCGAGGGCAGACAGCCAAGGCACACAACCACACTTACTTAGTAAGAGTAAGAACCTGAAGAAGACACTAGGAGGAAAGCTCGCAGACCAGCCCAGGGAAACCCTTGCTCtaccctctctcccttcctggagCCTGAAGCTTGGTGTCCACAGGGCAACCTGGACCAACTCTTAG
- the DRC12 gene encoding dynein regulatory complex protein 12 isoform X3, with protein MPPKTKEKRKKTGAQKKKENAGADVEVKYAHRLAVMEKELLQDHLVVSTALRLFTALRRDEARRAKASEDQLRWRLQMLEAELEEARSEGKAIYAEMCRQCRALQKEMETHRRQQEEEVMGLRKKLETCQREAEAAQQEAERALGERDQTLAQLRAHVADMEAKYEEILHTRRKEKHLHREPCSVPRADSQGTQPHLLSKSKNLKKTLGGKLADQPRETLALPSLPSWSLKLGVHRATWTNS; from the exons atGCCACCTAAgaccaaagaaaaaaggaagaaaactggggcacagaagaagaaagagaatgcagGTGCTG ATGTGGAGGTCAAATACGCACACCGGCTGGCAGTGATGGAAAAGGAGTTGCTCCAAGACCACTTGG tTGTGAGCACTGCTCTGAGACTTTTCACAGCTCTGCGGAGGGATGAGGCTCGCAGAGCCAAAGCATCTGAAGACCAGCTCAGGTGGAGGCTGCAAATGCTGGAGGCTGAATTGGAGGAGGCCCGAAGTGAGGGAAAGGCCATCTATGCAG AGATGTGTCGTCAGTGCCGAGCCCTGCAGAAGGAAATGGAGACCcacaggaggcagcaggaggaagaAGTGATGGGCCTTAGGAAGAAGCTGG AGACGTGCCAGAGGGAAGCTGAGGCTGCGCAGCAAGAGGCTGAACGGGCCCTCGGAGAGCGGGACCAGACTCTGGCTCAGCTTCGGGCCCATGTGGCGGACATGGAGGCCAAGTACGAGGAAATCTTACAT accaggaggaaggagaagcatcTCCACAGAGAACCCTGCTCTGTCCCGAGGGCAGACAGCCAAGGCACACAACCACACTTACTTAGTAAGAGTAAGAACCTGAAGAAGACACTAGGAGGAAAGCTCGCAGACCAGCCCAGGGAAACCCTTGCTCtaccctctctcccttcctggagCCTGAAGCTTGGTGTCCACAGGGCAACCTGGACCAACTCTTAG
- the NHERF4 gene encoding Na(+)/H(+) exchange regulatory cofactor NHE-RF4 isoform X2 yields the protein MEAATGLRDTASLTQKFEFNAKWGIDNPVLSLAEDYDPSDLWSLVRPRFCLLSKGEGSSFGFHLKQEPGGAGPVVCRVEPGTPAQHQGLREGDRILGVNNHVVECEDYAVVVRHIRASGPRVLLMVLAQHVHDVARAQQGTSAHLCPTLGPGVRPRLCHIVKDEGGFGFSVTHSHHGPFWLVLSAGGAAERAGVPPGARLLEVNGVSVEKLTYNQLSRKLCQSGEQVTLLVAGPEVEEQCRQLGMPLAAPLAEGWALPTKPRCLHLTKGPKGFGFLLREDKGLDGRPGQFLWEVDPGLPAEKAGMQAGDRLVAVAGESVEGLGHEETVSRIRAQGSCISLTVVDPKADRFFRMVRLSPLLFLESTEAPASAQEACSASPVKTKELPVEDTALPPVPDGSRPCLLYPGPDGGYGFRLGCVANEARLFISQVTLGGSAAQAGLQMGDVILEVNGYAMGGENDLEKLQQLAEAEPPLCLKLAARSCQDSEAWNPPGSGEDWALASELL from the exons ATGGAAGCAGCTACAG GTCTTCGGGACACAGCCTCATTAACTCA GAAGTTTGAGTTTAACGCCAAGTGGGGCATTGATAATCCTGTCCTCTCTCTGGCTGAAGACTACGACCCCTCGG ATCTCTGGAGCCTGGTGCGGCCTCGCTTCTGTCTGCTGAGCAAAGGGGAAGGCAGCAGTTTTGGCTTCCACCTGAAGCAGGAGCCGGGCGGGGCTGGGCCCGTGGTGTGCAGGGTagagccaggcacccctgcccagCACCAGGGCCTGCGGGAAGGTGACCGGATCCTGGGGGTGAACAACCATGTCGTGGAATGTGAAGACTATGCTGTG GTGGTTCGCCACATCCGTGCCAGCGGTCCTCGGGTGCTGCTCATGGTTTTGGCGCAGCATGTACACGACGTCGCTAGAGCTCAGCAGGGGACCAGTGCCCACCTCTGTCCTACTCTTGGCCCCGGGGTCCGGCCCCGACTGTGCCACATAGTGAAAGATGAGGGTGGCTTTGGCTTCAGTGTCACCCACA GTCATCACGGTCCTTTCTGGTTGGTGCTGAGTGCTGGAGGAGCTGCTGAGCGGGCAGGGGTGCCTCCGGGGGCCCGGCTGCTGGAAGTGAATGGGGTCAGTGTGGAGAAGCTCACTTACAACCAACTCAGCAGGAAG CTTTGCCAGAGTGGAGAGCAAGTGACCCTGCTGGTGGCAGGGCCAGAGGTGGAGGAACAGTGTCGCCAGCTGGGAATGCCCCTGGCTGCACCCCTGGCAGAGGGCTGGGCACTGCCCACCAAGCCCCGGTGTCTGCACCTAACAAAAGGGCCCAAGGGCTTTGGGTTCCTGCTTCGTGAGGATAAAGGTCTTGACGGTCGCCCTG GACAGTTCCTGTGGGAAGTGGACCCAGGACTCCCCGCTGAGAAGGCCGGGATGCAGGCTGGGGACCGGCTGGTGGCTGTGGCTGGGGAAAGTGTGGAGGGCCTGGGCCACGAGGAGACGGTGTCCAGGATCCGGGCGCAGGGCTCATGCATCTCCCTCACGGTCGTCGACCCTAAGGCTGACCGCTTCTTCAGAATG gttCGCTTGTCCCCACTTCTCTTCCTGGAGAGCACAGAGgctcctgcctctgctcaggAAGCCTGCTCGGCCTCTCCGGTCAAAACCAAGGAGCTACCTGTTGAAGACACGGCCCTGCCTCCTGTCCCAGATGGCTCCCGCCCCTGTCTCCTGTATCCGGGGCCTGACGGTGGCTATGGCTTCCGACTTGGCTGTGTGGCCAATGAAGCTCGCCTCTTCATCTCCCAG GTGACTCTAGGAGGCTCAGCTGCCCAGGCAGGGCTGCAAATGGGAGATGTGATTCTGGAGGTGAATGGGTATGCCATGGGTGGAGAGAATGATCTGGAAAAGCTTCAGCAGCTGGCTGAGGCTGAGCCACCCCTCTGCCTGAAGCTGGCGGCCAGGTCTTGCCAGGACTCGGAAGCCTGGAATCCCCCAGGGTCTGGAGAG gaCTGGGCTCTGGCGTCAGAGCTGCTGTAG
- the DRC12 gene encoding dynein regulatory complex protein 12 isoform X4: protein MSPLPPQDSKEMPPKTKEKRKKTGAQKKKENAGADVEVKYAHRLAVMEKELLQDHLVVSTALRLFTALRRDEARRAKASEDQLRWRLQMLEAELEEARSEGKAIYAEMCRQCRALQKEMETHRRQQEEEVMGLRKKLETCQREAEAAQQEAERALGERDQTLAQLRAHVADMEAKYEEILHGNLDQLLAKLRAVRPQWDGAVLRLHAKYKEQLHQFGLNPLDL, encoded by the exons ATgagtcctctccctccccaggacagcaaggagatGCCACCTAAgaccaaagaaaaaaggaagaaaactggggcacagaagaagaaagagaatgcagGTGCTG ATGTGGAGGTCAAATACGCACACCGGCTGGCAGTGATGGAAAAGGAGTTGCTCCAAGACCACTTGG tTGTGAGCACTGCTCTGAGACTTTTCACAGCTCTGCGGAGGGATGAGGCTCGCAGAGCCAAAGCATCTGAAGACCAGCTCAGGTGGAGGCTGCAAATGCTGGAGGCTGAATTGGAGGAGGCCCGAAGTGAGGGAAAGGCCATCTATGCAG AGATGTGTCGTCAGTGCCGAGCCCTGCAGAAGGAAATGGAGACCcacaggaggcagcaggaggaagaAGTGATGGGCCTTAGGAAGAAGCTGG AGACGTGCCAGAGGGAAGCTGAGGCTGCGCAGCAAGAGGCTGAACGGGCCCTCGGAGAGCGGGACCAGACTCTGGCTCAGCTTCGGGCCCATGTGGCGGACATGGAGGCCAAGTACGAGGAAATCTTACAT GGCAACCTGGACCAACTCTTAGCCAAGCTGAGAGCAGTCAGGCCTCAGTGGGATGGGGCTGTGCTGAGACTTCACGCCAAGTACAAGGAGCAGCTCCACCAATTTGGACTCAACCCCCTGGATCTCTAA
- the DRC12 gene encoding dynein regulatory complex protein 12 isoform X5, which yields MSPLPPQDSKEMPPKTKEKRKKTGAQKKKENAGADVEVKYAHRLAVMEKELLQDHLALRRDEARRAKASEDQLRWRLQMLEAELEEARSEGKAIYAEMCRQCRALQKEMETHRRQQEEEVMGLRKKLETCQREAEAAQQEAERALGERDQTLAQLRAHVADMEAKYEEILHGNLDQLLAKLRAVRPQWDGAVLRLHAKYKEQLHQFGLNPLDL from the exons ATgagtcctctccctccccaggacagcaaggagatGCCACCTAAgaccaaagaaaaaaggaagaaaactggggcacagaagaagaaagagaatgcagGTGCTG ATGTGGAGGTCAAATACGCACACCGGCTGGCAGTGATGGAAAAGGAGTTGCTCCAAGACCACTTGG CTCTGCGGAGGGATGAGGCTCGCAGAGCCAAAGCATCTGAAGACCAGCTCAGGTGGAGGCTGCAAATGCTGGAGGCTGAATTGGAGGAGGCCCGAAGTGAGGGAAAGGCCATCTATGCAG AGATGTGTCGTCAGTGCCGAGCCCTGCAGAAGGAAATGGAGACCcacaggaggcagcaggaggaagaAGTGATGGGCCTTAGGAAGAAGCTGG AGACGTGCCAGAGGGAAGCTGAGGCTGCGCAGCAAGAGGCTGAACGGGCCCTCGGAGAGCGGGACCAGACTCTGGCTCAGCTTCGGGCCCATGTGGCGGACATGGAGGCCAAGTACGAGGAAATCTTACAT GGCAACCTGGACCAACTCTTAGCCAAGCTGAGAGCAGTCAGGCCTCAGTGGGATGGGGCTGTGCTGAGACTTCACGCCAAGTACAAGGAGCAGCTCCACCAATTTGGACTCAACCCCCTGGATCTCTAA